Genomic DNA from Streptomyces sp. PCS3-D2:
CGGCGTCCCGGCGGCGGGCCGCCCACTTGCGGCCGCCGATCGAGGTCTTGCCCCCGGTGGACTTCTTCGCCACCGGGGCCAGCGCCGCCTTCGGGTCCGCCGAGGTGGCGCGCGCCACCAGCTTGTAGACCATCGAGCACGTCGGGTGCCCGCTGCCCGTCACCAGCTGCGTGCCCACGCCGTACGCGTCCACCGGGGCCGCCGCCAGCGAGGCGATGGCGTACTCGTCCAGGTCCGAGGTGACCACGATCTTCGTCGCGGTCGCCCCCAGCTCGTCCAGCTGCTGGCGCACCCGGTGGGCCACCAGCAGCAGGTCCCCCGAGTCGATCCGTACGGCGCCCAGGTCGGTGCCCGCCACCTCGACGGCGGTGCGCACCGCCTCGGCCACGTCGTAGGTGTCCACCAGGAGGGTGGTGCCGCGCCCCAGCGAGGCCACCTGCGCGGTGAAGGCGTCCCGCTCGCTGTCGTGGACCAGGGTGAAGGCGTGCGCGCTGGTGCCGACGGTCGGGATGCCGTACCGGAAGCCTGCCGCCAGGTCGGAGGTGGAGGCGAAGCCGCCCACGTACGCGGCCCGCGCCGAGGCGACGGCCGCCAGCTCGTGCGTGCGCCGGGCCCCCATCTCGATCAGCGGGCGGTCGCCGGCCGCGGAGGACATCCGTGAGGCGGCCGCCGCGATGGCCGAGTCGTGGTTGAGGATCGAGAGGATCACCGTCTCCAGCAGTACGCACTCGGCGAAGCTGCCCTCCACCCGCAGGACCGGCGAGCCGGGGAAGTAGACCTCGCCCTCCGGATAGCCCCAGATGTCGCCGGAGAAGCGGTACGAGGCCAGCCAGTCCAGCGTCCGCATGTCGACGACGGCCCGCTCGCGCAGGAACTCCAGCACCGCGCCGTCGAAGCGGAAGTTCTCCACCGCGTCCAGCACCCGCCCGGTCCCCGCGACCACACCGTAGCGGCGCCCCTCGGGGAGCCGCCGGGTGAACACCTCGAAGACCGAGCGGCGGTCGGCCGTGCCGTTGGCCAGGGCGGCCTGCAGCATCGTGAGCTCGTAATGGTCCGTGAAGAGCGCTGTCGACGGCACGTCCACCGGCAGGCCCAGGTCCGCAGGGTTCATGGCGGCGATGCTAGCGCACATTTCGTCAAAGTGACGAGATGTGGGTCCCGTTTGTGCAACCGCCCCGTCACGATGGCAGCATGGGACGAGTGAGTGTTGCTCCCATTGAGATCGAACGCACCGAATCGGCCGAAGAGACCTTCGCGGTCCCGGAACCTGACGTTCCCTGGGTGACCCTGGTGCACAACGACCCGGTCAACCTCATGAGCTACGTGGCGTACGTGTTCCAGGCCTACTTCGGCTACTCCAAGGACGTGGCGCACAAGCTGATGCTGGACGTCCATCACAAGGGGCGGGCGGTCGTGTCCAGCGGCACCCGCGAGGAAATGGAGCGCGACGTGCAGGCCATGCACGGCTACGGCCTGTGGGCGACCCTCTCCCAGGACCGCAACTGATGGGCCGGAACACCGGGATGTTCGAGTCCCTGAAGGGCGGCGGCGCCGCCATCGCGCTGGACGAGATCGAGATCTCCATCCTGCGCTCCCTGGCCGTCCAGATGCTGGAGCTGATCGGCCCCGGCGACCCCGAGCCGGCCGAGGACGCCGACCCCCTCGCCGCGCTGTTCGCCGAGGGCCCCAGCGAGCCGCCGTCCGATCCGGCGCTGGCCCGGCTCTTCCCCGACGCCTACGGCTCCCCGGACGGCACCGGCGACGAGGGTGTGGACCCGGTGGAGCTGAAGGCCCGCGCCGCGGAGTTCCGCCGGTACACCGAGAACGACCTGCGCGCCCGCAAGCGCGATGATGCGCTGGCCCTCGTCCGCAGCCTGGACGGGCTCACCCCGGCCGGTGACGGGGCGGCCGTGCTGGAGCTCACCGGCGAGCTGCCGTTGCGCTGGCTCGGCGGGCTGAACGACCTGCGCCTGACCCTCGCCGCCCGGCTCGACATCACCGAGGACGACGAGAGCGCCGCGCTCTTCCGGCTGCCGGACGAGGACCCGCGCAAGCCGATGGTGATGGCGTACCTGTGGCTCGGCGGACTCCAGGAATCCTTGATCGAAACCCTCTGAGGATCTTCAAAAGCACGGCATTGTTCGCTCAGCGGACGCTCAAATCCGGATAACGATCAGATCACCGCCATGCGGTGATCTGTCATGATCGTTGATGTTTGTCCGGAAAATTTGATGTGGTGCGCCACTTTTCTCCCCCTCGGGCGGCCGTGGGTACGTGATAGATCTTCACGACCGCCGGAGAGACGCCACCCATGTCTCCCGGCCTGCTTGGACCGGCAGACCGCCGGCGTGCAACTCCATCCGTATCCGGGGGGATCGAGGACCCGATCCGCAGCCAGCGAAGGCGCGGGTCGGCAGTGGAGAAAGGCGCACCAGACATGACCTCAGTGCAGGTCGAGCAGCACGGCAACACGCCCGGCGAGGGCACCCGGGACGACGGTGGCGAGGGGTACCACCGGACGCTCGGCGCCCGCCAGATCCAGATGATCGCGATCGGCGGAGCCATCGGCACCGGCCTCTTCCTGGGCGCCGGCAAGGCGATCTCCAAGGCCGGCCCCAGCCTGATCCTGGCGTACGCGATCGCGGGCCTGGTCATCTTCGTCATCATGCGGGCCCTGGGCGAGCTGCTCATGTACCGCCCGGTCTCGGGCTCGTTCTCGGACTACGCCCGCGAGTTCCTCGGCCCGTTCTGGGGCTATGTGACGGGCTGGACGTACTGGCTGTTCTGGGTGGTCACCGGCATCACCGAGGTCACCGCCGCCGCGCAGTACATGTCGTACTGGACCCACGACAGCGTCCCGCAGTGGGCCTACGCGCTGATCTTCACGATCGTCCTGTACGGCGCCAACCTGATCTCCGTGAAGCTCTTCGGCGAGCTGGAGTTCTGGTTCTCCATGGTCAAGGTCACCGCCATCGTCGGCATGATCCTGATCTGCGCCGGCATCCTCACCATCGGTTTCTCCGACGCCGCCGAGACCGCCTCCGTCGCCAACCTGTGGAACGACGGCGGTTTCTTCCCCAAGGGCATCGGCGGCACGCTGATGACCCTGCAGATCGTGATGTTCGCCTTCCTCGCGGTCGAGCTGGTCGGCGTCACCGCCGGTGAGTCCAAGGACCCCGAGAAGACCCTGCCCAAGGCCATCAACACCGTGCCGTGGCGCATCGCCGTCTTCTACGTCGGCGCGCTCATCATGATCCTCTCGGTCGTCCCGTGGACCCACTTCCAGCCGGGCGTCTCGCCCTTCGTCGCCGCCTTCGAGCGCATGGGGCTGGGCATCGGCGCCGCGATCGTCAACTTCGTCGTCCTCACCGCCGCCCTGTCCTCCTGCAACTCGGGCATGTACTCCACCGGCCGCATGCTGCGCGACCTCGCGCTCAACGGCCAGGGCCCGAAGGTCTTCACCAAGCTCACCCGGAGCGGCACCCCGCTCGTCGGCACCACCTTCTCCGCCGCGCTGATGCTCGTGGGCGTCTGGATCAACTACGTCGCCCCCGGCAAGGCCTTCGACTACGTGGTCTCCTTCGCCACGATCTCCGGCATGTGGGCCTGGATCATGATCCTGGTCTGCCAGATCCGCTACCGGGCCAAGGCCGACCGCGGCGAGCTGCCCGGGTCGAGGTTCCGGGCCCCGGGAGCGCCGTACACCAGCTGGTTCGCGCTCGCCTTCATCGCGATGGTCATCGTGATGATGGGCGCCGACAAGGACGCGCGCGTCTCGCTCTACTGCGCCCCCCTGTGGGGCGCCGTCCTGGGCGTCTCCTACCTGGTCATGAAGAACCGCGATCCCCGCGGAGCCGCCTTCACCAAGGCGTCGTGACGGCGGCTCCCGGCCGCCTGTCACGGCCGGGAGCCCTGCTCCCGTGGACATCCTGTCCACCATGCGGGCCCTGTCGTACCACCCCTCGGTACGGCAGGGCCCGTCTGTCTATCCTGTCGCTCATGCTGACCCTCACCCAGGCCCTGTACGACCGGATCGTCGAGCACGCCCGCCAGGACCACCCCGACGAGGCGTGCGGTGTGGTGGCAGGCCCGGCGGGCACCGGCCGCCCCGAGCGGTTCATCCCGATGCTCAACGCGGCCCGCTCGCCCACGTTCTACGAGTTCGACTCCAAGGACCTCCTCACGCTCTACCGCGAGATGGACGACCGCGACGAGGAGCCGGTGATCGTCTACCACTCGCACACCGCGACCGAGGCCTACCCCTCGCGCACGGACGTCACCTACGCGAACGAGCCCGGCGCGCACTACGTGCTGGTCTCCACCGCGGACAAGGACGGGCTCGGAGAGTTCCAGTTCCGCTCGTACCGGATCGTCGACGGCGTGATCACCGAGGAAGAAGTGCAGGTCGTCGAGACCTACTGACCATCATGTGAGCGGACGGCGTCCACGATGCGGGATCACACTCCAAACCGGGGACCGGGAATCGTTAACATGACCGCATGGTTTCCCACGACGTGAGCATCGAGACGCCCGGCAGGCTGCTGCTCGTGGCGCGGCTGCACGTCGACCTGTGCCGCCTCGCCAGCGCCATCTGTCCTGCCGCCTGAGCACCGGAGCCCCCGCATGCGGGGGCCCGCACGAACGCGCGCCCGCTTTCCCCCGCACACCTGCCACGCCCACGCCCTGACGACTGGAGCCCAGCCATGGCCATCGAGGTCCGCATCCCCACCATCCTCCGCACCTACACCGACGGCCAGAAGGCCGTGAACGGCGAGGGCGCCACGCTCGCCGACCTCTTCGCGGACCTGGAGACCCGACACAACGGCATCCGAGAGCGGCTCGTCGACCAGGCCGCCGGCGGCCAGCTGCGACGCTTCGTGAACGTCTACCTCAACGACGAGGACGTCCGGTTCCTCGACGGCATCTCCACCGCGCTCAAGGACGGCGACAACGTCACCATCCTCCCGGCCGTGGCCGGCGGATCGAAGTAATGCGCTACGACTCCCCGCTGGCAGCGGTCGGCAACACGCCGCTGGTCCGGCTGCCCCGGCTGTCCCCGTCGGAAGACGTCCGGATCTGGGCCAAGCTGGAGGACCGCAATCCGACCGGCTCGATCAAGGACCGCCCGGCGCTCCACATGGTCGAGCAGGCCGAGAAGGACGGCCGGCTCCGGCCGGGCTGCACCATCCTGGAGCCCACCTCGGGCAACACCGGCATCTCGCTGGCGATGGCGGCCAAGCTCAAGGGCTACCGCATCGTGTGCGTCATGCCGGAGAACACCAGCCAGGAGCGGCGCGACCTGCTGGCCATGTGGGGAGCCGAGATCATCTCGTCGCCGGCCGCCGGCGGTTCCAACACCGCCGTCCGGGTGGCCAAGGAACTGGCCGCGGAGCACCCGGACTGGGTGATGCTCTACCAGTACGGCAACCCGGACAACGCCGGCGCGCACTACGCCACCACCGGCCCGGAGATCCTCGCCGACCTCCCGTCGATCACTCACTTCGTGGCCGGCCTGGGCACCACCGGCACCCTGATGGGTGTCGGCCGCTACCTGCGCGAGAACGTTCCCGGAGTGAAGATCGTCGCGGCCGAGCCGCGCTACGACGACCTCGTCTACGGGCTGCGCAACCTGGACGAGGGCTTCGTCCCCGAGCTGTACGACGCCTCCGTCCTCACCACCCGCTACTCGGTCGGCTCCTCGGACGCGGTCACCCGCACGCGGGAGCTGCTCCAGCAGGAGGGCATCTTCGCCGGCGTCTCCACGGGCGCCGCCCTGCACGCGGCGATCGGCGTCGGCCGCAAGGCGGCGGCCGCCGGCGAGACGGCCGACATCGTCTTCGTCGTGGCCGACGGCGGCTGGAAGTACCTCTCGACCGGCGTCTACACCGCGGCGACGACGGAGGAGGCCATCGAGGTCCTCCAGGGCCAGCTCTGGGCCTAGGGCCTGCTCGGCGGATCATGCTCCGGGTTCCGGGTTCCGGGTTCCGGGTTCCGGGTTCCGGGTTCTGGGCTCTCGGCCCCGAGGACTCGGGGCGTGACCGGCGGCGGCCCCCGGGCCCGGCCCGCCGGCGGGGCCCGGCAACAGCCCTGCGCGGCGGCCGGGCCGTCAGGCCGAAAGGTGTTCCGCGAGGACGGCGGCGTGACTGGAGCCCGGATCCCTGACCGCGGTCAACAGCGTCACCGGCCCGGTCCCGGCCAGGCCCCGCAGGCGGGCCAGCTC
This window encodes:
- a CDS encoding nicotinate phosphoribosyltransferase — its product is MNPADLGLPVDVPSTALFTDHYELTMLQAALANGTADRRSVFEVFTRRLPEGRRYGVVAGTGRVLDAVENFRFDGAVLEFLRERAVVDMRTLDWLASYRFSGDIWGYPEGEVYFPGSPVLRVEGSFAECVLLETVILSILNHDSAIAAAASRMSSAAGDRPLIEMGARRTHELAAVASARAAYVGGFASTSDLAAGFRYGIPTVGTSAHAFTLVHDSERDAFTAQVASLGRGTTLLVDTYDVAEAVRTAVEVAGTDLGAVRIDSGDLLLVAHRVRQQLDELGATATKIVVTSDLDEYAIASLAAAPVDAYGVGTQLVTGSGHPTCSMVYKLVARATSADPKAALAPVAKKSTGGKTSIGGRKWAARRRDADGVAAAEVIGVGPVPSALADQQLLTHLVKAGEVVAREPLETARDRHRAARAGLPLSATQLSRGEAVIPTEYV
- a CDS encoding Mov34/MPN/PAD-1 family protein, whose product is MLTLTQALYDRIVEHARQDHPDEACGVVAGPAGTGRPERFIPMLNAARSPTFYEFDSKDLLTLYREMDDRDEEPVIVYHSHTATEAYPSRTDVTYANEPGAHYVLVSTADKDGLGEFQFRSYRIVDGVITEEEVQVVETY
- a CDS encoding MoaD/ThiS family protein, whose amino-acid sequence is MAIEVRIPTILRTYTDGQKAVNGEGATLADLFADLETRHNGIRERLVDQAAGGQLRRFVNVYLNDEDVRFLDGISTALKDGDNVTILPAVAGGSK
- a CDS encoding amino acid permease; its protein translation is MTSVQVEQHGNTPGEGTRDDGGEGYHRTLGARQIQMIAIGGAIGTGLFLGAGKAISKAGPSLILAYAIAGLVIFVIMRALGELLMYRPVSGSFSDYAREFLGPFWGYVTGWTYWLFWVVTGITEVTAAAQYMSYWTHDSVPQWAYALIFTIVLYGANLISVKLFGELEFWFSMVKVTAIVGMILICAGILTIGFSDAAETASVANLWNDGGFFPKGIGGTLMTLQIVMFAFLAVELVGVTAGESKDPEKTLPKAINTVPWRIAVFYVGALIMILSVVPWTHFQPGVSPFVAAFERMGLGIGAAIVNFVVLTAALSSCNSGMYSTGRMLRDLALNGQGPKVFTKLTRSGTPLVGTTFSAALMLVGVWINYVAPGKAFDYVVSFATISGMWAWIMILVCQIRYRAKADRGELPGSRFRAPGAPYTSWFALAFIAMVIVMMGADKDARVSLYCAPLWGAVLGVSYLVMKNRDPRGAAFTKAS
- the clpS gene encoding ATP-dependent Clp protease adapter ClpS, whose translation is MGRVSVAPIEIERTESAEETFAVPEPDVPWVTLVHNDPVNLMSYVAYVFQAYFGYSKDVAHKLMLDVHHKGRAVVSSGTREEMERDVQAMHGYGLWATLSQDRN
- a CDS encoding putative leader peptide, producing MVSHDVSIETPGRLLLVARLHVDLCRLASAICPAA
- a CDS encoding PLP-dependent cysteine synthase family protein; this translates as MRYDSPLAAVGNTPLVRLPRLSPSEDVRIWAKLEDRNPTGSIKDRPALHMVEQAEKDGRLRPGCTILEPTSGNTGISLAMAAKLKGYRIVCVMPENTSQERRDLLAMWGAEIISSPAAGGSNTAVRVAKELAAEHPDWVMLYQYGNPDNAGAHYATTGPEILADLPSITHFVAGLGTTGTLMGVGRYLRENVPGVKIVAAEPRYDDLVYGLRNLDEGFVPELYDASVLTTRYSVGSSDAVTRTRELLQQEGIFAGVSTGAALHAAIGVGRKAAAAGETADIVFVVADGGWKYLSTGVYTAATTEEAIEVLQGQLWA
- a CDS encoding DUF2017 domain-containing protein; the protein is MGRNTGMFESLKGGGAAIALDEIEISILRSLAVQMLELIGPGDPEPAEDADPLAALFAEGPSEPPSDPALARLFPDAYGSPDGTGDEGVDPVELKARAAEFRRYTENDLRARKRDDALALVRSLDGLTPAGDGAAVLELTGELPLRWLGGLNDLRLTLAARLDITEDDESAALFRLPDEDPRKPMVMAYLWLGGLQESLIETL